The proteins below come from a single Corynebacterium cystitidis genomic window:
- a CDS encoding ABC transporter ATP-binding protein — protein sequence MTTTFDGPALRVDNVVKRFGPKTAVDGLSFVAQRGEVLALLGPNGAGKTTTIEMCEGFQVPTSGTISVLGLDPVTQGEQVRSRIGIMLQSGGSYNSITVRDMLNLAASYNKDPHDPEWVLQLLGLEGAKKTTYKRLSGGQKQRLSFALAMIGRPDIIFLDEPTAGMDAQSRLAIWDIINAMRNDGTTVILSTHLMDEAESLADQVIIVDHGQIVAEGTPEELTANSGAEHLTFETEAPLDISAASAAGVAVRSTRPLHYQLEHSATPDLIAAVAAESARQGVLIRNLGVRHRNLEEVFLDITGRELRS from the coding sequence GTGACTACGACTTTTGACGGACCCGCTCTCCGCGTTGACAACGTGGTCAAGCGATTCGGGCCAAAAACTGCAGTTGACGGGCTGAGCTTTGTCGCTCAGCGCGGTGAAGTACTCGCCTTGCTTGGCCCGAATGGTGCTGGCAAGACTACCACTATTGAGATGTGTGAGGGATTCCAGGTTCCCACATCTGGCACAATCTCCGTCTTGGGCCTTGACCCGGTGACCCAGGGTGAGCAGGTTCGCTCACGTATTGGCATCATGTTGCAAAGTGGCGGATCTTACAACAGTATTACGGTGCGCGACATGTTAAATTTGGCCGCCAGTTATAACAAAGACCCTCACGATCCTGAATGGGTCCTCCAGCTACTCGGGTTAGAGGGGGCGAAAAAGACAACGTATAAACGTCTTTCCGGGGGACAAAAGCAGCGGCTGTCTTTCGCCTTAGCAATGATCGGCCGGCCCGACATTATCTTTCTTGATGAGCCAACTGCTGGTATGGACGCACAATCACGCTTGGCCATCTGGGACATTATTAATGCGATGCGTAACGACGGCACGACTGTCATCCTTTCAACGCACTTAATGGACGAAGCTGAGTCCTTGGCTGACCAGGTCATCATCGTCGACCACGGTCAGATCGTGGCCGAGGGCACTCCCGAAGAGCTCACCGCCAATTCTGGGGCAGAGCACCTCACGTTTGAGACCGAGGCTCCACTTGATATCTCTGCGGCATCTGCCGCAGGAGTAGCGGTTCGCTCTACCCGCCCATTGCACTACCAGCTTGAGCACTCTGCGACTCCGGATCTGATTGCTGCTGTAGCAGCGGAATCAGCCCGCCAAGGAGTGCTGATCCGCAACCTCGGGGTGCGCCATCGCAATCTTGAAGAAGTATTCCTTGATATCACTGGTAGAGAACTAAGGAGCTAG